A window from Lates calcarifer isolate ASB-BC8 linkage group LG7_2, TLL_Latcal_v3, whole genome shotgun sequence encodes these proteins:
- the LOC108900572 gene encoding helix-loop-helix protein 2: MMLSPDQAEADLSWTQSDPETMLNGLKSAGCASDEPAEGEDRAKCKAEQPLSREEKRRRRRATAKYRSAHATRERIRVEAFNVAFAELRKLLPTLPPDKKLSKIEILRLAICYISYLNHVLDV, from the coding sequence ATGATGCTGAGCCCGGACCAGGCTGAGGCGGACCTCTCCTGGACTCAGTCCGACCCGGAGACGATGCTCAACGGCCTCAAGTCGGCCGGCTGCGCCTCGGACGAGCCGGCTGAGGGCGAGGACAGGGCCAAATGCAAAGCCGAGCAGCCCCtgagcagggaggagaagaggcgGAGGCGGAGGGCCACGGCCAAGTACCGCTCGGCCCACGCCACCAGAGAGAGGATCCGGGTGGAGGCGTTCAACGTGGCATTCGCGGAGCTGAGGAAATTACTCCCCACCCTGCCCCCTGACAAGAAACTCTCCAAGATCGAGATCCTCAGACTGGCTATATGCTACATCTCCTATCTGAATCACGTGTTGGATGTCTAA